A stretch of the Papaver somniferum cultivar HN1 chromosome 6, ASM357369v1, whole genome shotgun sequence genome encodes the following:
- the LOC113290723 gene encoding glutamic acid-rich protein-like — protein MVTSGSSDYDCSYSSSSSEEDSRIPVAKTRAKKNRAEESKPSEPLNNHRVTYAKLMKRKAEDDRMDDYRRRRDRVQRRVLAAEEKLQSRADGVPSNSDASKDDPMWVPRDLKIRSDRRTREIEKLVKDDLEAEHEKEEYWEMMDDDHDIYPDFVNGPDSVSDEEFEEDFDKHDDDESDNSGKSDDSDEYDE, from the coding sequence ATGGTGACTTCCGGCAGCAGCGATTATGATTGTAGCTATTCTTCCAGCTCCTCTGAAGAGGATTCCAGGATCCCTGTGGCCAAAACGCGTGCTAAAAAAAACCGTGCCGAGGAATCAAAGCCTAGTGAGCCTCTTAATAATCACAGAGTCACTTATGCCAAACTCATGAAGAGAAAAGCCGAGGATGACAGGATGGATGATTATCGACGAAGAAGGGACCGAGTCCAGCGCAGAGTGCTAGCAGCAGAGGAGAAACTCCAATCTCGAGCTGATGGTGTACCATCTAACTCTGATGCTTCGAAAGATGATCCCATGTGGGTACCACGAGATCTCAAGATTAGGTCAGACCGTCGTACCAGGGAGATCGAGAAACTGGTCAAAGATGACCTTGAAGCTGAGCATGAAAAAGAAGAGTACTGGGAAATGATGGATGACGATCATGATATTTATCCGGACTTCGTCAATGGCCCTGATAGTGTTtccgatgaagaatttgaagaggACTTCGACaaacatgatgatgatgaatctgataattCTGGTAAATCTGATGACTCTGATGAATATGATGAATAG